The Falco cherrug isolate bFalChe1 chromosome 3, bFalChe1.pri, whole genome shotgun sequence genome segment TGGACGTGTCCGGAAAGCATCCAGCACCGCGGAGGGGAGGGCACAGCACCGTGAAGCTGCACGACCAGTTTGAATCGTGGCGCAGCGGCCGCACCTCGTGGGCAAACACCGGCCGTCCCTCCTCTGGCCCCTGGAGTAGGGGGGCTTTACCCCAAGAGCTCAAAAGCCCTGGGGAGAGATTTGCTTCTCCCTCTGCGGCTGCTGCGGGGGGAAACCAGCCAGGAGCGGCTGCGGACTCGGGGAGGGGTCAGCGATGCACCAGCCAAGCTTCCATAGGGAAAAGGGGAGCCGCAATTCACCACTGACACCCAGGTTGCTTGGAGTCccggcagctgcctggctcccaGACCAGCTCGTGCTCCGTCTTGCACCTTTCAGTGAACCAGCACGTGTCCCTGATGCCAAGGTTTGGGGAAAAAGCGGGGAGAAAGGTGTTCAGGATGCCCTGACAGCTAGCACGTGTCCTAGCCAGGAAGCGTGGTACGCTGACACCAGAAAGTGGGGCTGGAAACCTTGAGCCCACACACCTCACAGCACTGAGCATCCCTGagcgcagcccctgccctgcctggggacTGGGAATGCCAGTACCGgtccttgcccacccccagaCACAGCCTGAGATGACAGCGGGTGCGTGCTGGTGCCAGAGACCTTCTCCACAAGCTCCCTTTGCAACCACAGCCCTTTTATAAGCAACCTTCTtgacaaaaacaaaccccaagagGACTTTTAGATCTCTCTCCACTCTCATGGTCCCCACTGGATGCTCAGGGCTTCCCAAGcagcatccatccatccctcatCCAGCGATCCATTGATCCATCCACCCCCCCACGTGTATGGGCTAGAGGTTGCACACCAGAACATCCACCCAGGGAGGTCACTGCTCCAGCCAGCAAGGTCTAGTGTTGTCTGGCCGGTGGGATGGGGTAGGCAAGATCAGTCTGGGCCCTTGGAGATGGAAACGTGGAAAATCAGGAtgaggcagaaggaagaaaggaaggatgaCGAAAGGAAAATGGTGTTTGGGTCACGTAGGGCAAGAATTAAACTCATGAGGAGCTTTCAGGCTCTGGTTTGGGATGGGAGATGTCACAGCCAGTTGCAAGCCCAGACACAGTGAGGGATTGGGATGAGATGACGTTGGTTCTCCAGCCCTTTCCACCAAGCCAACATAAACTCATCGGCGCGATCCAGCCGGAGAGGAACCCGCCGCCCTGCCACCACGCAGCTGGAGCAAACAAACGTGTTTTACCAGACACGGCCGCATCCAccagcccagcgcagccggAAAAACGCCCCAAGgctggaagaaacaaaaggatGAGACGGGCTCGATAAAAATGGGAACGTGGGGGACGGGGATTCAGGGGGAATCACCCTCATGCATCAAACCCTTGCAACGGGTGAGAAAACGAAGTCCTTGCAGGCGAGGTGCCTTCCCAGCAGCCCTGTCCATCTCCAGCTGGTTTTGGGTTGGATTTTAGGGAAAGGCTGCCCACGAGGAAGccggcagcactgccagcacttGCTTTGCCACGTGCTGACGACACCGGCTGAGGCAATGGCCGACAAAcccttctctcccccaccccggGCAGGCATCGCCCTGACCTCTCCTGCACCCTGTTCTGCAAGACCTCAGCGTACGCCAAAACCACCTGCCAAGCTAGAGGTAAGCGCCCGGCGGCTTCAGGGAGCATCCTCGCCAGGGCAAGCACcggtgaggggggaaaaagaaggttGTTTATATCAAAACCCCATAATTTCCCCAAATCTTGGTTAAATAAAGGGTTCCTACCCCCCTTAGGGAGAGAGGGGCTGTGCTCCTCGCAGCCCATCATCTGTTTTGGTGCAATAAGGCAGGATTAGAGCATCTCCCACCTCgcagggggagggggcagggacaGACAACCGGCAGCGTTGAACCTGAGCACCCTTAAATCaagcagggcagggaaaaaaaggggtgAGGTTTAACCCCGAGcgctgctgtgctgcaaaagACGGGCAGAGCGGCAGGGACCACGgccatggcacagcatggcaagTCCCACGGAGCCAAGCCTGGCCACCCCAAGAGCCCCCTGAGCCGGGCTGGCCATGGCGGGGGCACACACCTCCCTTTCCTCCCGTAAAGCGCTTCCTCTTGCACCCGGTGCCACCTTCAACAAACTCCTCCGTGCCGGCCGGGGGAAAACCTGAAAGGCAACGGGCAAAGTACGCAGGCGCTGCGCTGCTCCCGCGTGCCCTGGAAGGGGAAACGGGGCCGACAAGGAGCTCGGATGCTTTCTGCAGCACCATAGCAAATTTCTCAGCCTCTTCTGAATCCCTGGATGCCTTTTTCCCTCCACCAGCCTCAACCTTGCAAAGGGTCTTCCAGCTGCAAGGCCAACCCGTGGTCAGCAGTGATGGCAGTTCAGTGCCCGTTCACCTGACATCGCGTAACATCCTTTATCGATCCTAGAAAACCCCGGGATTGCTCCACTCATGGGGTCAGAAGGGCAGCATGGTCCTTCACAACCTTAAAATCCAGCCCCGGCTCTGCAGCATTGACTGAAGGTGCCGCCAAGggatgctctgctccagctgtggaCCCCGAGGGGCTTGGAGCCCCCCTGAACGCCAGGTCAGAGCAACTGGCCGGCGGGGAAGCAGCCCCCAGTGGGCTGCAGGGATTCAGCCGCAGGGTCTGACAAGTCTCGGAGCATCCGAAAGAGACGCCTGGGTTTCGTTTCCCCAAGTTTTGCAGAGATTAATCAGCGCACGCCTTAGCGCAGGGTCCCAGGCGGCGGCAGGGCTGAGAGCTCGGGGGTGCACAGCACGAGGGCTCAGCACCCACCGAAGGCTGCACCATCCCACACTGGCAAAACCACCGACCCTGTCAGCCACGGCCTTGCAGAGCATTTTCCAGACCCCAAGGTGGGCAGGGGCTCCCACGGGACAGCACTGTGCTCCCCCCTCTGCTCTGTCACCCCCTCAAGCTGTcatggcagggagggggcagcgccCTGCTTTGCgctgtgcccagctgctccTTGTGGAAACCCTGCTGGAggggaaagcaaaataaagcaaagcaaaaaaaaaaaaaaaaccactaaagcaaagcaaaaaaaaaacctaaagcaaagcaaaaaaaaaacctaaagcaaagcaaaaaaaaaacctaaagcaaagcaaaaaaaaaacctaaagcaaagcaaaaaaaaaacctaaagcaaagcaaaaaaaaaacctaaagcaaagcaaaaaaaaaaaaaaaaagagagagagagaaagaagcgAAGCTGCGCCCCCCCCCACATGCAAGCCCCCCTTCCTGCACAGCCCGGGGCACAGGGCCGGCTGGGGGGGGCgtctgcagccccccggggccaCGCCGCAGGCAGCCGCGCGCCCCCCGCAATGCAGCCCCCGGGGCCAGGCaaaggcggcggcggggcccagCGCGAAGGGCGGGGGTCGCTcggtgcggggcgggggggcgcgcACACCAGacaacccctccccccccagccccccccccggcacgCGCGGGCCCCCTGACCTGAGCTCAtggcgggcggcccgggggcCGCAGCCCCGCGCGCACCCAGCTCCGCGGCGCGCGGCGGAAGGGCGGCGCGTGGCGCCTGCTGGGACTTGTagtccttccccccccccccccccccccccaaaaaaaaaaaaaggcaaaaaagcaaaaaaagcaaggaaacacCCCGGGTGCTGCCCACCCACTCCACCCACCTCCCAGCCCGGCAGACCCCCGTGGCAGGGCACTGCACCGGGGGCTGCCCCACGAGGGGGTCtgcactccccacccccctccccccccccccaaaaaaaaacaaaccaaaaaaacccaacaaaacaacacttGGGTTCCGCCCCGAAAGGGCTTTGCACCCCCACATCCTGCAAGGGGATGCACCAGGCTTTGCACCCTCACAGCTTCCAAAAAAACCAGACGGGGCTCTGTCCCCGGAAAAGGCCTTTGCACCCCTAAATTTTACAAGGAAATGCACCAGGCTCTGCCCCCAAAAGGGCCTTGCATCCCCACGTTTTGCAAGGAAACACACCAGGCTCTGCCCCCAGAAAGGGTTTTGCACCCCCACATCTTACAAGGAAATGCACCAGGCTTTGCACCCCCATATCATTCAAAAAATGCCTGGGTTCTGTCCCCCAAAAGGGCGTTGCACCCCCACATCTTGCAAGGAAATGCACAGGGCTCCGCCCCCAAAAGGGCTTTGTACCCCCACATCTTACAGGGAAATGCACCAGGCTTTGCATCCCCACAGCTTCCAAAAAAACAGATGGGGCTCTGCCCCCAAAAAGGGCTTTGCACCCCCACATTTTTGCAAGGAAATGCTCCAGGCTCTGCCTCCAAAAAGGGCTTTGCACCCCCACATCTTGCAAGAAAAGCCCCCCCAAATTTTGCAAGGAAATGCACCAGGCTCTGCCCCGAAAAGGGCTTTGCACCCTTACATTCTGCAAGGAAACACACTAGGCTCCACCCCCAGAAAGGTATCTGCACCCCCATATTTTGCAGGAAATGCACAGGGCTCCGCCCCCAAAAGGGCTTTGCACCCCTACATTTTGCAAGAAAACGCACCAGGCTTTCCACCCCCATAGCTTCCAAAAAAGAGATGGGGCTCTGCCCCCAAAAAGGGCTTTGCACCCCCACgtttttgcaagaaaaagcaCAGGGCTCTGCCCCCAAAAGGGCTTTTTACCCTCACATTTTGCAAGGAAACGCACAAAGCTCTGCCCCCAAAAGGGCTTTGCACCCCcacattttgcaagaaaatgcaCCAGGCTTTCCACCCCCACAGCTTCCAAAAAAGAGATGGGGCTCTGCCTTCAAAAAAGGCTTTGCACCCCCCCATTTTGCAAGGAAATGCACTGGGCTCTGCCCACAAAAGGGCTCTGCAGccctcctttctcccccctTGGATGCCCACCACTCCACACGCAGAAGGCCAGGGAGCTTGCACagctcccactgcagcagggctcCCTCCCGGAAAGCTGCTGCGAGGGGATTTTGAAGCCAACAGCCAGGTGCAGACCCCCCTAACACCCCTCGTGCAAACCCCTCGGGCCAAAACCTGGCTTTTCATGGCTCCGAGTGCTGCAAACCCACTGCCCGAAACAGCCAAGGCCGGCGAgaagggctgctcctgcccaccaCGCTCCGCTGCAGTGGCCAAAAAGCACCTGCTCTCCCCCCTGTACCCACCCTGGCATATGGGAGTTTCAGTTTCCTTTGCAGGAAAGGAGATAACGccagtgttttctttggatGTGACTCGGGTACAGCCTGTGCTACCTCCTGACAGCAAAGGTGAAGGAGATTTTGCTAATTAGAAGAGAAAAACCTCAGCCGCTGCAGCGAGTTGAAGCAGCAAGGGGCTGCCTTTACTCCCTCCGCATTTCCAGCTGACCCTATTCCCAGCAAGAACGCctagcttttaaataaaaaaggcaacCACCAGTTCCACTTgtccaaaaaacccaacattaaCCAAAATAAGCATagtgggaggggagcagggggctcACAAAGCTCTTTTTGAGCTGTTGATGGGAACTCCTTGGATTTAAGCAGGGAGATGAGATGACCAAGTGCAGAGATGCAACAGATCCCGAAATACCAGTGCAACGGGACTGAcaacacagccctgctgtctAACATCAACAGAGGGGTCTCCTCTATCACAGGACCGGCACACACCCATCCTTAACCACAGCTCACTCGAGACACAGAAAATAGGGGCAATCCAGTGACATGGAAGAGCAGCCACGTGGATTTTAAGTGTGAAGTCTCTGACCTACGGAAGTCTGTCTTGCATCAGCTCGCAGTAACGAAGACATGAGCtccaaaaaaaagcagcatgtaaaCACCGACATCAGCTTGGCTTCTTGACACAGCCACAAGGTTCCCTtgctgcaggagagagaaatgtaTGGAAAAACCAGGGTCAGTTTTGGGGTAAGCCTTTCCAGATTTATGCCACCTCAATCTTCATTTCCCACCCGCTGGCAGCATCCTGGTTTACCACACTGTGTCTCAGAAGTGGCATCATGacatttctaaaattttttACTACAGCTAGACAAAACCTCCCTAttaaacagcaaaagagaaagctcttcctttttcctccagctcccaaAGCGTGCGAACAGTTGCTTCCAGCAACAACCTACCACAGCCTACTACAAACATCACAAGTTTGAGAATGTGGAGCTAAAACCCACCTGTACCAGAGCAAAGAGAAAGATTCAACCTTGAGCAAATAGGATCTCATCTACTACAGGACTGGGAACAAAAATAAGCACCCCAGCAGGGTGGTGGCAAGACCCACTTCCCTAGCGGCATCGCCACTGGTATTTTCCCACATGCCTGCACCCTGCAAGCTCCAGGTCTTCACGGGATTTCACGACACGGTGAGATCCTTATAATATtcccctttcccagctgcttcCATTCTTTTCTTGCTCATTGCCAAAGGGCTTATTACTTGCAGGTCTCTTCCCACACATGCATTTGCTTTCAAGACACGGGATTAAGGTCACTACAGAAATTCCATCACCGTTTGTCTCTGCTTGTGGGACCACTTTCAAATCCTCATCCCACAGCAGAACCTCAGAGGTGACTCCGGctgctcacacacacaaaaccacaaaccagcGAGGTTTGGGATTCTACAACAGGGGCAGAAGCATCAGTTCAATGTTGTTAATAAAGTAACAAttcttatttgttctttttacagtatttattgtACGTGCAAACCTATGGGAAAAATGCCAAACTCCCTGCTGGAACCTTCTCTTGCTAGATCAGGTATAAATTACTTTCAGGTAAAGCACGTCTGTGTGTTACACTTCCAGTTAGGGAACAGCATTATGCAGCAGTCGCCTTCTCTTTGTAAGTTGCCATCATCTTCTTGATCTCAGCAATTGCTTTGCCAGGGTTCAAACCCTAAAAAGGAGAAGTCTGTTAGCTCCTCAGGAAATCAGCGTGTTAGAGCATCATGCCCTCTGTGCCCCAACCTAACTCATAGTAAACTCACAAATATGCTGCTACTGATAGAAATAGCTGGCAGAGGAAGCACTCAGcacttcccccttcccccccaccccccacgcCCCCCGGCCTAAAAGCTGGAGTCCAGCTTAATACTGGGCTCCCTTTCAAGTGCTGGGAGGTTACAGGATACCCAGGGACAGCTCTGTGGGTATTGTGGTATGCAAAGCCCCTCGGTGAAGGTGTGCTGATGCAGGTTTGCTGCACTCCAGACTCAATTTataagggaagagcaagccAGCCCGGCATGGAGACGCAGTGCTGGGAGCTCAGCTCCTCTACCTGGAggctgagccagcagcactTCCCACTGCTTGAAGAAAAACACTCATTTGACTTTGGAGGATTGGTTTTAACCAACAACGCGAGGATCAAAGAAGAATGAGTGTCTGAGCCATAGGAACTTTTAGTTAAGCTCAAGCAGGGCTCAATTCAACACTTTTACAGGTTGTTATGAGATGACACCTGGAGGGAGGGAACTGCCTTGTAGAAGCCCGATAGTGACAGTACAAGAGATGTGGCTTTTCTCCTTGTCTGAAACAAAAAACGCTCGGTATCAGAGGACACTAGGTGAGCAAGAACACTCACAAGATGAAAATGCTCCTCACACAAAAGCCAGCTAAGCTTGCCTAAGAAGGTTTTTCTACAATATAGGCACATGTCACGCTGCAAAGGCCCTTAATCCTGCAGCACTGCTACCAAACCAAGCATGCCTAATCTTAAAATGAGAGAAGGATCACAACTGCCCTGCTGTATCCTTGTgattacagcagcagcactgtgggaCAGAGAACGAACAGGAAATTACCCTGGTGCAGAGCTCACCGTGCAGTCTTTCAGGGCTGATCAAGACACCAACCAGGATTAGAGCATGTGAGTGGAAACGTGTTATTAACCACAAATGTGTCTCAAAACTTGAGACCAAGCGCTATTCCCCACTGCTACATACATTCCCACATACAAGCAGGTCTTCAGGTTGAACCTTTGTCTTTTGCTGAACTATGGGTGACACCGGATCACGAGCTACCTCCCTATACAAAGGAGGAATTATCTGTAGTCAGGGAATCACTTcagaaagacacacacaaaaaaatcagcatgcAGTGCTCCTGGTAAACCCATCAACGCAGTTCTCAAGCATCTCATTTTCCCCACATCTGTGATCCACTCAAAAATTTGCCTTCATGTTATTTCACAGCTCAAGGAGAATTACTCCACCACCAGGTGCAAGCCAATGCTAGCtagaaaacagcacagctggcaggaaagcaaaacttGATAGTCTGCCCAACAACAGGCACAAGGTCATTGCAAGACGAAGAGGAGGCATGCTCCAATTTGGGAAAGCTTGCTCAGTTCGCAGAAGAAATACCAGAGAGAACAAACCATCTGGGAAACACCCTGACAGCAGAACATCAGCATAAAACACATCCCTCAAAGGTGCCAAAAACGCAAGATGCACAACACATAAGGGATAGCTGCTACCACCTGAGGTCGCACTGTGTGGGGCTATGTGTATTACAGTGCTCACACCACTGACAGGGCTACTCAGGACAAAAACTTCCCCATACTGTTGCTGGCAGCGTCCCTCACATGAGCAGTGCCCTACTGTCACGCTCCTAAATCTTGGACACAGACAGATTCTCAAAGTCTTGCTCACGAGGAAGAGATGTTCCTGCGATGTGTGATACTTTGCCACGTCCCCTTGTACAGTCACTATCACAGGCACGACCGCTGGTAACTCACTGTGTTTCAAAAGGACGAACAAGCCAAGGCAAGCTcgaggaaaacaaaaacctaagtgttttttgttttttttttcctattggtTTCATACAGGGCGCTTGGAAACAAGCCAGTAACCCCAAAAGGGACATATGGAGGACACACGTACCTTAGGGCAAGTCCTTGTGCAATTCATGATAGTGTGACAACGGTAAAGAGAAAATGGGTCTTGAAGCTGTGCCAGGCGTTCCTCTGTGTAGTCATCTCTGGAGTCAATCATCCAGCGATAGGCCTGCAAGTCAGTGGCATTTGATACACCAAGTGCTTCTTCGAGGTGTTGTAATCAGtgtgaaatgttaaaaagcaaCACCTAACTCAGGAATTCTGGTCCAGGATCTGGACTATGTAATACTACCCCACCTGTGTGcgcaaatatttcttttacatAGCGAGTCCCTCAGCAGTCCCACGTGACAAATGGGATCTGTCCTTACCTGCATCAGTACTGCAGGACCCAAGTACTTGTCCCCGTTCCACCAGTAACTGGgacagctggtgctgcagcaggcacacagGATGCACTCGTAGAGTCCGTCCTGCACGGGGGTGGGAGACCACAGTCAAGCCACTCCAGAAATCCGTGACGAAGCCTTTTTTAAAGAGGGTTTACAAGAGCACATGCTTCCCTCAGCACTTTCCCCTCTAGTGACATGCTGCAAGCGTGGCTCCAGAAACCTTACATTGAAGCAGACTGCTTTAAGAAAGCAATTCTTACATGCAGGTcctctgaaacaaaatgcatgCAATCCTCTCAGTGCAACCCGTACGATGAACTCTGTGACAACAGGGGGAGAAAAACTGAAGACTACCATGGAAATTGCTTGATCTTCCAGCATTCCTTCCTTCAGCCCATCCCAGTGAGTGGCTAATGAACACATATATAACCAACGAACAATTCAAGGCTGTGctacagaagagaagaaagagcaaagtCTGCCCAGCAACCCAAGGGAGCAGAGCTCATAGCTTAGCATGTGCTTTGAGGGGATCCCCAAGCACTTACAGAACAGGACCGGTGCAAATCTTTAGCCATTTCACCATTTTTAGAGAGATGAagatctttttcatttcaggcaccaaagaaaagaaaggtagaCCTACATGGAAGCGACACTGGGCAGAAGACAAACTGAGGAGCAGGTCTCCCATCTCCAAGTAGCTCAGTCAACCCCCCAGGCTGAGAGACAGATTTCAGTCTGCCTTAATTTACGTATCTGAAAGTTGTTTTGGGACAAAGGTCTCATTAAATTTAGTTTGGAAAGATACACGATGCCAGAACTCCTGGGAGGTTGTAAAAAGTCTACTACATTAGTCTTTTGCAAAGACTTGCCAAGGCTAGGCAAGTCAGTTACCTAACCTGGCTTACTATATTTGTCTTATTTCCAATTGTAACATTTCAAATGTCtgacaatttaaagaaaaaggtggAAGTTTTTCAGCTGACTCTCTATGCAAGTTTCTCTTGCACAGAGGCTGTTCTCAAAGTAAAAGAAACTTCAGCAGGGGGATAAGAAGCAAGTTTAAGAGTTGTGCAAAAGACAGAGGCAACTCTTGCAGTCACTTTTAGGTTTGCTTATTTCTACTTGAAAGCGATTTCAAGGATGTCGCTTCATGAAAACCACATGAAGGGAGAATCCCTTCAGTCCTTACAGATAACATTATGAAGTGGTGCAGGAGAACTAACTGTTGCCCTTGGATAGAGATTCTTTCAGACTGTAAAATCCTGCGGCTGTCATGACATCACAGCGCCAGTCGCATGGTGCTGCTGACATCCCGGGCACATGACCAGTCTATTCATTGGATGTCAGCTTCACAGCAAACACACATAATGGAAAACTTTCAAAGGTCACCATAGCTCACGTGTTTTCATTGAATCCCCTTTAATCAGCCTTCCTCTTTGCTGTTCACACTCACCTCTCTTACCACTTGCCAAAAATCTAGGCTGCCTGCCCGCTGTGCGCCTACTCAGTGTCCGTACCGCAGCAGCAACCACAGCGGAGCACTGACAGGCCAAGCCTTCAACCATGAAGTGATGGATCCACCAAGACAGGtcagaggcagaagagaaactgcTGATTTTAATGTTACTTACTGTGGCAGCTGAGGAAATCCAGACAAGAACTTACCCACACCATAAGCTTTTTGAAAAGCTATTATGCCCCAGCTGTTCAAAAGGTTCCTCAGACACCCTCCAGCTTTACGCAGAAACTTTGGAGCAACACTACTACGTTCCCAGAAAAGCCCCTCCAAACAAAGCAGTGCTCGAGACAGACATCCCAAGACTTGCACTAACACATCATGCTTGTGTCTCCACATCCAAAAAGGGTTTAGCTTTTGCCATTAGCTTTTTTAGGGCTGATAAAACCCAACAAGCAGCAACACGAGAACATTGCTTAGCATGCTACAGCTAGACAAGACAGCCAGCGCCGAGCCCGACAGCCTACATGCCAGCATAAGCTGCAGTGCCTTTTGTCCACTGGAATATTACAAGCCTGTAGCCTTCACAATGTTTTTACAAACACACATGGCCTCGCAGCGCAGACAGTGGAAATGAGATCAGAGTCCCCATCACAACCGCGACTGCATTTCATTAGCAAACGTTACCCCTAGCAATGCAGGCATGCCATGACACTGCATTTCAGGGAGCAGATTCCACCCACGTTGGGTTTTGCACCAGACAGCTCTGTCATTACAGGAACTAGAAGCTACTGCAAGTTAACGTTTAACCCTCGTCTTATCTGGAAGGGATTTCAATGGTAGAAAAGAAGCAGTAACCAGTTTCTGACGGTCTTCTATGGACTGCAGGTACTGCTCCTTGCCCTGTTTTGACTCATCCTTCTTCTTCAGGTAAGGCTCAATGGATTTGTACTGTGCATAGAAGTTGCTCAAGTCCTAGGAATCAAAAGGCAAAGAGGACACATTTATTAAGCTAAACTGACGCATGAGAGACTGAACATTTACTACCACTCCAACAGAAGAAGGCATTTTCTGCCTCAGCCTGCCACATTCCTCCAAACGAGGACAGATTTAGTCACTGCTGTGAAGCCCACACCCACCCAAGCCAGAAAACTCCAGCAGGAGTAACATGTGAATCGCGAGACCCGATCCTGTTGGCATCTCCCAACGTTATCCCTTCCAGCCTAATCTGAACCCCACGCTGCCTGGAATGCTGTCACCCTTGGTCGCATGCTGACAGAGGCCAACACTCACCGGGACAAGGTCCTTCACCACATACATGTGGGGGAGAGGGTAGATTTTAGTGGTCTTGGTGAGATCGGTGTCAATTCTTTTGATACAGGCCAGTGTGTTTCCGCCAGCAATGTTCATAGCACAAGAGCCACAGATGCCTGAGTGGGAGAAAGAGTAAAAGCATTAGAAATTCACCCTCTTATCCTAGTTGAGAAAGATCCTCTTGGCCCCAAACATGCCCCCGGGGTGTCTTCAAGAAACTGTACGTGACAGGGAAAACGCCAGAAGTTGCCATTAGGCCAAACATGTTGCTACTTAAATAAAGAACAAACTCGGGAGTCACTTTCATTAAAGCCTAAACACATTCTCAGTGTTGAGCTTCCTTCCACAGTAG includes the following:
- the SDHB gene encoding succinate dehydrogenase [ubiquinone] iron-sulfur subunit, mitochondrial; amino-acid sequence: MAAAVVGVSLKRGVPARLLRAGPRPMCRGVQTAAAAAPRMKKFAIYRWDPDKPGDKPRMQTYEVDLNKCGPMVLDALIKIKNELDSTLTFRRSCREGICGSCAMNIAGGNTLACIKRIDTDLTKTTKIYPLPHMYVVKDLVPDLSNFYAQYKSIEPYLKKKDESKQGKEQYLQSIEDRQKLDGLYECILCACCSTSCPSYWWNGDKYLGPAVLMQAYRWMIDSRDDYTEERLAQLQDPFSLYRCHTIMNCTRTCPKGLNPGKAIAEIKKMMATYKEKATAA